One stretch of Hevea brasiliensis isolate MT/VB/25A 57/8 chromosome 12, ASM3005281v1, whole genome shotgun sequence DNA includes these proteins:
- the LOC110669825 gene encoding protein NPGR1, with product MLCACSGEQFKFEEAPQSPESLATRDFSASGLSSRTAGDWDSKLEDSQVDEAESTLKEALSLNYEEARALLGRLEYQRGNFDAALQVFQGIDVRSLTPKMIKAIAERTRQRKPRSKGDIVPATVMSMHSVSLLLEAILLKAKSLEELGHCREAAKECRIILDIVESALPNGMPEGVGEDCKLEEMFHKALEFLPILWTKAGLIDEAIIAYRRALVMPWNLDPLRLAGVQKDLASILLFGAVEAKLPPHLQTWGPGSPNNSTEEAILLLLVLMNKVAYGEIEWDEEIMDHLTCALSIIGQFELLAEHVEQVRPGVYNRADRWYFLALCYSAAGQNETALNLLKKVSGFSESKHKPHISSYLLGAKLCSEDPKHAHDGINFSHKIINLANHQSQHFMGEAHKLLGVCYGNAARICLSDSERILLHKESLNSLSHAALNRQEDPEVLYSLALENTLQRNLDAAFDNAVMYTETMAGNSVRGWKLLSLIVSAQQRFRDAEIVVDLALDESGRIDQFELLRLKAVLQIAQEQPKLAIETYRILLSLIQAQRDLQDKNPVLAHIFESEALAERNLELAVWQDLAAIYSKLGSCPDAKICMDKAKLLDFHSPRSWHTTGVFFEAQSLHKEALFSFSVSLSIDPDYVPSIVSTADVLMKLGKQSFPVARSFLMNALRLDPTNHQAWFSLGLISKMEGSLQQAADFFQAAYELKLSAPAQSLV from the exons TAGGACTGCGGGAGATTGGGACTCTAAACTCGAGGATAGTCAGGTGGATGAAGCTGAATCAACTCTCAAAGAAGCTCTCTCATTGAATTACGAG GAAGCCAGAGCATTGCTGGGGAGGCTTGAATACCAGAGAGGGAATTTTGATGCTGCTCTTCAGGTATTCCAGGGCATTGACGTTAGAAGTTTAACCCCTAAAATGATCAAGGCCATAGCTGAAAGAACTCGGCAAAGAAAGCCACGTTCTAAAGGTGATATTGTGCCTGCCACTGTCATGTCCATGCATTCAGTGAGTTTACTTCTTGAAGCAATCTTACTGAAAGCAAAATCACTAGAGGAACTTGGGCATTGTAGAG AGGCTGCAAAGGAGTGCAGGATTATTTTAGACATAGTTGAATCAGCACTACCTAATGGTATGCCTGAAGGAGTTGGTGAAGACTGCAAATTGGAGGAAATGTTTCACAAAGCATTGGAGTTTCTTCCAATTCTGTGGACAAAGGCAGGTTTGATTGATGAAGCTATTATTGCATATCGCCGGGCTCTAGTCATGCCATGGAATTTAGATCCACTGAGGTTGGCTGGAGTGCAAAAAGACTTAGCTTCCATTTTACTTTTTGGTGCTGTTGAAGCAAAACTTCCCCCTCACTTACAAACATGGGGACCAGGGTCCCCCAACAATAGTACAGAGGAAGCAATCCTTTTGTTGTTGGTTCTCATGAATAAGGTAGCTTATGGGGAAATCGAGTGGGATGAAGAAATTATGGATCACCTGACATGTGCTCTCTCAATTATTGGGCAGTTTGAATTATTAGCAGAGCATGTGGAGCAGGTCCGTCCAGGTGTCTATAACCGTGCTGATAGATGGTACTTTCTTGCTCTTTGTTACAGTGCTGCTGGCCAGAATGAAACAGCTTTGAACCTTTTAAAGAAAGTTTCTGGTTTTTCAGAATCAAAGCACAAACCCCATATCTCTTCCTATCTATTGGGAGCAAAATTGTGTTCTGAAGATCCAAAGCATGCTCATGATGGCATTAATTTTTCTCATAAAATAATTAACTTGGCTAATCATCAAAGTCAACATTTCATGGGTGAAGCCCATAAATTGCTTGGTGTTTGTTATGGGAATGCAGCGAGAATTTGCTTATCTGATTCTGAAAGAATTCTCCTGCACAAAGAGTCTTTGAACTCTCTAAGCCATGCTGCTCTAAATAGGCAGGAGGATCCTGAAGTATTGTATAGCCTTGCACTTGAGAACACACTGCAGAGGAATCTAGATGCAGCTTTTGACAATGCAGTTATGTACACTGAAACCATGGCTGGTAACTCTGTGAGAGGTTGGAAGCTACTCTCCCTTATAGTTTCTGCCCAGCAGCGTTTCAGGGATGCTGAAATAGTTGTTGATTTGGCTTTGGATGAGTCTGGGAGAATAGATCAGTTTGAACTTCTTAGGTTGAAGGCTGTGCTTCAAATTGCTCAGGAGCAGCCCAAGCTGGCAATAGAAACATACAGAATATTGCTGTCTCTTATTCAAGCACAGAGAGATCTTCAAGACAAGAATCCTGTTCTCGCTCATATCTTTGAGTCTGAG GCACTAGCAGAAAGAAACTTGGAACTGGCAGTGTGGCAAGATTTGGCTGCTATTTACTCTAAACTTGGCTCATGTCCTGATGCCAAAATTTGCATGGACAAAGCAAAGTTGCTGGACTTTCATTCTCCTAGAAGTTGGCACACCACAG GAGTGTTTTTTGAAGCTCAATCACTGCACAAAGAAGCCCTTTTTTCTTTCTCAGTCTCACTGTCAATAGACCCAGACTATGTTCCAAGTATTGTCTCCACTGCAGACGTGTTGATGAAACTTGGAAAGCAGTCATTTCCAGTTGCCAGGAGCTTTTTAATGAATGCATTGCGCTTAGACCCCACAAATCATCAAGCATGGTTCAGTCTTGGCTTAATTTCAAAAATGGAAGGCTCATTACAGCAAGCTGCAGACTTTTTCCAAGCTGCATACGAGCTCAAGCTGTCAGCTCCTGCGCAAAGCCTAGTATGA
- the LOC110669805 gene encoding uncharacterized protein LOC110669805 translates to MGLSCFACFNGGNKRQRQEEDRLASAEARAKAAEAAQKRQEEFEKSAAGRAARAQHVMAKQSANSNKGEPVLKWQMG, encoded by the exons ATGGGGCTATCGTGCTTCGCATGCTTCAACGGTGGCAACAAGCGACAGAGACAGGAAGAGGATAGATTGGCCTCTGCTGAAGCCCGTGCCAAAGCCGCCGAAGCTGCCCAGAAACG GCAAGAGGAATTTGAAAAATCTGCTGCAGGTAGAGCTGCACGTGCGCAGCATGTAATGGCAAAACAATCTGCAAATTCTAATAAAGGCGAACCAGTTCTAAag TGGCAGATGGGTTGA